One segment of Penaeus vannamei isolate JL-2024 chromosome 3, ASM4276789v1, whole genome shotgun sequence DNA contains the following:
- the LOC113815487 gene encoding paired box pox-neuro protein-like — translation MPHTGQAGVNQLGGVFVNGRPLPDYVRRRIVEMALMGVRPCDISRQLLVSHGCVSKILTRFYETGSIKPGSIGGSKPKQVATPTVVKKILRLKQENPGMFAWEIREQLSAQRVCDPASLPSVSSINRILRNSGLWTPHEAAAAAAAAAGAGQGRSGHAALAVSAAATVGGEHREEAGEVGDLEDRVRGFVGCCRTLRILGI, via the exons ATGCCACACACAG gtcaGGCCGGAGTGAACCAGCTGGGCGGCGTGTTCGTCAACGGGCGGCCGCTTCCCGACTACGTGCGCCGCCGAATCGTCGAGATGGCGCTGATGGGCGTGCGGCCCTGCGACATCTCCCGGCAGCTCCTCGTCTCCCACGGCTGCGTCTCCAAGATCCTCACCAGGTTCTACGAGACAGGTTCCATTAAGCCGGGTTCCATCGGGGGTTCCAAGCCcaag caAGTCGCCACGCCCACCGTGGTCAAGAAGATCCTGCGGCTGAAGCAGGAGAACCCCGGGATGTTCGCCTGGGAGATCCGCGAGCAGCTGTCGGCGCAGCGCGTGTGcgaccccgcctccctcccctccgtgtCCTCCATCAACAGGATCCTGAGGAACTCGGGCCTGTGGACGCCCCacgaggccgccgccgccgccgccgccgctgcaggAGCCGGCCAGGGGCGCTCCGGACACGCCGCCCTCGCTGTCTCGGCGGCGGCCACGGTGGGAGGTGAGCACCGGGAGGAGGCTGGGGAGGTTGGGGATCTGGAGGACCGCGTACGGGGTTTTGTAGGATGCTGCAGGACTCTGAGGATTTTGGGGATTTGA